Genomic DNA from Bacteroidales bacterium:
GTTTAAAATGAGCAGTGAAACTTTCAGTTTTGTATTTTTGCGCTATTAAAAAAATAGAAATGGAATTTAATACTGTTACCACTATAGAAGAATTTAAAGAAACTCTTAATAAAAATATGGGAGTATTGTTTTATTTTTCAACCATAAGCTGCAATGTAGGTGAAGCTTTAGAACCTAAAGTGTTAGATTTATTAGAGAATAATTTCCCAAAGATTCCATTTTGTTTTGTTGATATGAATGTTTCTCCTGAAGTTTCAGCAAAAAACAGTGTCTTTGTGGAGCCCACG
This window encodes:
- a CDS encoding thioredoxin family protein, translated to MEFNTVTTIEEFKETLNKNMGVLFYFSTISCNVGEALEPKVLDLLENNFPKIPFCFVDMNVSPEVSAKNSVFVEPTILVFFEGKETIRKSRIISISELSNAISRIYKLAFE